From Psychroflexus torquis ATCC 700755, the proteins below share one genomic window:
- a CDS encoding glycosyltransferase family 2 protein, with translation MKLSIVILNYKVPHYLMLCLDSVTKAIEHLDAEIIVVDNKSEDESCKFVKAFFPDVILISNTENLGFSKGNNIGVEQAKGEYLCILNPDTVLPEDCFTKLIGFHKELQNPGAIGVQLIDGAGEFLKESKRNVPTPKVALMKLLGDCSQYYNLKLNQNKRGETDILVGAFMFMKTSLYRQVNGFDEDYFMYGEDIDLSYRILKAGFKNYYFGEIQAVHFKGESTTKDQVYLKRFYNAMYIFYKKHFRNYKTSYKLVKQILKLAKIIEKVRLKSLKSIDSSKRNTLIITEDSCLTKQIKSKTASEANFAVKIPEECTNTLIVFDAEFISYKESIEALIKTKHKNNIFRYRPRKQNFIIGSESKHFKGVILKLNE, from the coding sequence TTGAAACTTTCAATCGTTATACTCAATTATAAAGTACCACATTATTTGATGTTATGCTTAGACAGTGTTACTAAAGCTATAGAGCATCTAGATGCTGAAATTATTGTTGTCGATAATAAATCTGAAGATGAAAGCTGTAAGTTCGTCAAAGCATTTTTTCCAGATGTTATTTTAATTTCAAATACTGAAAATCTAGGATTTTCCAAAGGAAATAATATAGGGGTAGAACAGGCAAAAGGTGAGTATTTATGCATTTTGAATCCTGACACTGTATTACCAGAAGATTGTTTTACAAAGCTAATAGGCTTTCACAAAGAACTCCAAAATCCAGGGGCTATTGGAGTCCAATTGATAGATGGAGCGGGAGAGTTTTTAAAAGAGAGCAAACGAAATGTTCCCACGCCAAAAGTAGCTCTAATGAAATTATTAGGTGATTGCAGTCAGTATTATAACCTTAAATTAAATCAAAATAAGAGAGGAGAAACCGATATTTTAGTTGGTGCTTTTATGTTTATGAAGACCTCCTTGTACAGACAAGTTAATGGTTTTGACGAAGATTATTTTATGTACGGAGAAGATATCGACTTAAGTTATAGAATACTAAAAGCAGGTTTTAAGAATTATTACTTTGGCGAAATTCAAGCTGTTCATTTTAAAGGAGAAAGCACTACAAAAGATCAAGTTTACTTAAAGAGGTTTTATAATGCCATGTATATTTTTTATAAAAAGCATTTTAGGAATTATAAAACATCTTATAAGCTAGTAAAACAAATTTTGAAGCTTGCCAAAATTATTGAGAAAGTAAGACTGAAAAGCCTAAAATCCATAGATTCGTCTAAAAGAAATACACTTATCATAACTGAAGACTCTTGTCTTACAAAACAAATCAAATCAAAAACAGCTTCTGAAGCAAACTTTGCTGTTAAAATACCTGAAGAGTGTACTAATACTCTTATTGTTTTTGATGCTGAGTTTATTTCTTATAAAGAGTCTATAGAGGCACTGATTAAAACTAAGCATAAAAATAATATATTTCGATATAGACCAAGAAAGCAAAATTTCATTATTGGAAGTGAGAGTAAACATTTTAAGGGTGTGATTTTAAAACTGAACGAATAA
- the recR gene encoding recombination mediator RecR — protein MDFSSKFLETAIEEIALLPGIGKRTALRLALHLLKQPQSQTTDLAKALVDLKTKVKQCKSCHNISDKELCGICANQSRDHSIICIVEDIRDVMAIENTEQYKGIYHVLGGKISPMDGVGPNQLNIESLVDKIKTGKVIEVIFALSSTMEGDTTNFYIYKQIQASKHSLKTSTIARGISIGDELEYADEITLGRSILQRVPFENSLKN, from the coding sequence ATGGATTTTTCATCTAAGTTTCTTGAGACAGCAATTGAAGAAATTGCTTTACTTCCGGGTATTGGAAAGCGAACTGCACTACGTTTGGCTTTACACCTTTTAAAACAACCACAGTCTCAAACCACAGATCTTGCAAAAGCCTTGGTGGATTTAAAGACAAAAGTGAAACAATGTAAAAGTTGTCATAATATCTCAGATAAGGAGTTATGTGGAATTTGCGCAAACCAAAGCAGAGACCATTCTATAATTTGTATAGTTGAAGATATAAGGGATGTCATGGCTATCGAAAATACAGAACAATATAAAGGGATTTATCATGTATTGGGTGGAAAAATAAGTCCAATGGATGGTGTTGGACCTAATCAATTGAACATTGAAAGTCTGGTTGATAAGATTAAAACTGGAAAAGTTATAGAAGTAATTTTTGCTCTGAGTAGTACCATGGAGGGAGATACCACTAACTTTTATATTTATAAACAAATACAAGCCTCAAAACACTCGCTTAAAACCTCTACAATAGCTAGAGGTATTTCAATTGGAGATGAGTTGGAGTACGCAGATGAAATTACGCTAGGAAGAAGCATTCTTCAACGCGTCCCTTTTGAAAATTCATTAAAAAACTAA
- a CDS encoding dihydrolipoamide acetyltransferase family protein → MAKKELKLPKMGESVAEATITAWLKEVGDTIEADEAVLEIATDKVDSEVPSEYDGVLVEKLFDVDDVVKVGEVVAIIEVESEDSDENEGEASSTSEPEEVSENEIESASAIQDSVKSAKNTTASASNYSDSSKFYSPLVKNIADKENISVEELDKIKGTGLDERVTKDDILTYIKTKKEGGASAQKFVNEKSPEPKKAVETVAKPSTPVNINAGDEIMEMSRMGKLISSHMIASIQTSAHVQSFIEVDVTDIWNWRGKHKGAFQEREGEKLTFTPIFMEAVARTIKDFPKINIAVDGDKIIMKKHINLGMAATLPDGNLIVPVIRDADQLNLLGMAKKVNDLAGRARNGKLKPDETQGGTYTVTNVGTFGSIMGTPIINQPQVGILAIGAIRKVPAVIETPEGDFIGIRYKMFLSHSYDHRVVNGALGGQFIQRMKDYLEKFDTNQTI, encoded by the coding sequence ATGGCAAAAAAAGAATTGAAATTACCCAAAATGGGAGAAAGTGTTGCTGAAGCAACAATTACCGCTTGGTTAAAAGAAGTTGGAGATACCATAGAAGCTGATGAAGCTGTTCTCGAAATTGCTACAGACAAAGTAGATTCTGAAGTTCCAAGTGAATATGATGGTGTTTTAGTTGAAAAATTGTTTGATGTTGATGATGTAGTCAAAGTTGGCGAAGTCGTAGCTATTATAGAAGTAGAGAGTGAAGATTCTGATGAGAATGAAGGGGAAGCTAGTTCTACCTCCGAACCTGAAGAAGTCTCAGAAAATGAAATAGAATCTGCCTCTGCTATTCAAGATAGTGTAAAAAGTGCTAAGAACACAACGGCTTCCGCATCAAATTATTCAGACTCTTCCAAATTTTATTCTCCGCTAGTTAAAAATATTGCTGACAAAGAAAATATTTCGGTAGAGGAGTTAGATAAAATTAAGGGGACTGGCCTAGATGAGCGAGTGACCAAAGACGATATTCTAACTTATATAAAGACTAAAAAAGAAGGTGGAGCTTCTGCTCAAAAATTTGTTAATGAGAAGTCTCCAGAACCTAAAAAAGCAGTAGAAACTGTCGCTAAACCTAGTACTCCTGTGAATATAAATGCAGGTGACGAAATAATGGAGATGAGTAGAATGGGTAAATTGATTTCTAGCCATATGATTGCTAGCATTCAAACTTCTGCACATGTGCAATCCTTTATTGAGGTAGACGTCACAGACATTTGGAATTGGAGAGGAAAACATAAAGGAGCTTTTCAAGAAAGAGAAGGTGAAAAACTCACCTTTACTCCTATTTTTATGGAGGCCGTTGCTAGAACCATAAAAGACTTTCCCAAGATTAATATCGCAGTTGATGGTGATAAAATCATCATGAAAAAACATATCAATTTAGGAATGGCTGCAACTCTACCAGATGGAAATTTAATAGTCCCTGTTATAAGAGATGCCGATCAGCTTAATCTTTTAGGCATGGCCAAGAAAGTAAATGACCTTGCAGGAAGAGCCAGAAATGGAAAGCTGAAACCAGACGAAACTCAAGGAGGAACTTACACTGTAACCAATGTAGGAACTTTTGGAAGTATAATGGGCACACCGATTATCAACCAGCCACAAGTAGGAATATTGGCCATAGGTGCTATTAGGAAAGTTCCTGCTGTTATTGAAACCCCGGAAGGTGATTTTATAGGTATCCGCTATAAGATGTTCTTATCTCACAGTTATGACCATAGAGTCGTTAATGGTGCTTTAGGTGGACAGTTTATTCAAAGGATGAAAGACTACTTAGAGAAATTTGATACCAATCAAACTATCTAA